In Rhopalosiphum padi isolate XX-2018 chromosome 3, ASM2088224v1, whole genome shotgun sequence, the genomic stretch aaatgttttaatatatccatattttctatgaagttgaagtaaattcaaattaactataattattgaatataataataataaaaaataatacatcattttaaattttaaaaattaatacaccaCCTTGTGCTTATACTCATACTCAGttctagttataataaaatattataccaactTTAGTTTGAGATACGTTTTTTAAGACttgaaattagtttttattgggATTCTTCTGGCttgtgtacaaatataaaaatatcattaaacaatataggtacttttaacattacatatttatattatataaatataaaaacagtatacaaacatattattatattgaaaaaaaattaatgaattattttatagtaagattaaaataacatattaacagaGTATAAAAATGCTTTCTtttgcaaatatatataaaaataataataaatttattgtttagatcggcaacacaataatttattaaatgttatatcacCAAGATCACCAAGAATCTTTCTACAGGTGCTGATGATGGAAGGGTTGTGTtgtacttcaaaaatattttaactacaggataattatttaacatttgtagctctttttttttgaatttaaatattttaatacttgtaCATTTATTTCTTCATCTGGagaataattatttgaactttGATCACATACATTACTATAAAACTCTTTATCACTAATATTATCACTGTCATCTGCAGAGTCAGAATTTGTAGTAACTAAAGAAGACATCAAATAAATTGCATTcatcgttaaatatttttttacaaagatCTTTATACCGAACAGGTACCCAATCCATTTTGAATTTTGGATGACTGATTGAtgctattataaaacttttgcTTTTTGGTTCacttaagttatataaaaaactaaatcgTTTTTCAAGACTAGACACAATTGCGAGATTTAACGGTTTACAATATGTTAACTGGTTGGACtgtattaacaattttcttaaaactAAAAGCGTGGGGGCAACATAACCCAAGAACCTCTTCTTTTCACCCTGTAATTTATCCAAGGAAAAAGCTAATGGTTTCATTACATTGCAATATTCTTCGATAAATGCCCACTCACTAACTTTTAATTTAGgcaaatgtaatttttcaaataatatacatacattttcttTATGATTAGAAATTTTTTGTGTTGCATCATACAGTGAATTCCATCTAGTTATCACAGGAACTGGGAACTTACACTTGCAAATGTCATATATTGTGTCCGATGCTGCTGTACTTCTACTAGCTAAATTCCAAaagtttgttaatttattaaaagttgaCTTAGAAATTTTGTTGTAATCATTGTTagaaattttagaaatatcaCTGGCTGCAATCAAGTTTAAAGTACGTGCACAACATAGCATATGctgaggtaaaaaaaaaacagccatTGTTGGCTAGGTTTGATTACAAAGTtcacaaattattcaaattaactcTTTCTGGATCCAAGTCTGAGCAGTCAGAACTACTTTCATCAAAATTCCCCACATCACTTGTACTTGCTTTTTCATGAGGTGGAAGAGAAGAGAATACTCTGAATGCTTTACCAAAGTTAGAAGCATTATCTGTGacaatatgtgttatttttgaTAGATCAATTTTGTAAGTTTTTGTAATGTCTATTATAACTTCagtaatattttgatagttGTGGCTTCCTTTTATGCGTACCTATACAACCAATGACATATGATTGGCGAAAA encodes the following:
- the LOC132926131 gene encoding LOW QUALITY PROTEIN: uncharacterized protein LOC132926131 (The sequence of the model RefSeq protein was modified relative to this genomic sequence to represent the inferred CDS: deleted 1 base in 1 codon) gives rise to the protein MRPLRTCEKKSFKRLILGLTGSNDVNIVPSRKQLLKQLDLKYELYVSMLTNLVAKKDYICATADIWSAINRSYMGMTCHFIDEETYFRQSYVIGCIGRIKGSHNYQNITEVIIDITKTYKIDLSKITHIVTDNASNFGKAFRVFSSLPPHEKASTSDVGNFDESSSDCSDLDPERVNLNNL